One genomic segment of Pseudomonas sp. RU47 includes these proteins:
- the rplR gene encoding 50S ribosomal protein L18, with product MTDKKVTRLRRARKARLKMHELEVVRLCVFRSSQHIYAQVISADGNKVLASASTLDKELRDGATGNIDAATKVGQLVATRAKAAGVSQVAFDRSGFKYHGRVKALADAAREAGLEF from the coding sequence ATGACCGACAAAAAAGTTACTCGACTGCGTCGCGCTCGCAAAGCACGCCTGAAAATGCACGAACTCGAAGTCGTGCGTCTCTGCGTGTTCCGCTCGTCGCAGCACATCTACGCCCAGGTCATCTCGGCCGACGGCAACAAGGTCCTGGCAAGCGCCTCGACATTGGATAAAGAACTGCGTGATGGTGCCACTGGCAACATCGACGCGGCCACAAAGGTTGGCCAGCTGGTCGCTACGCGTGCTAAGGCCGCTGGCGTCTCGCAAGTGGCTTTCGACCGCTCTGGCTTCAAGTACCACGGTCGCGTGAAAGCGCTGGCTGATGCTGCTCGTGAAGCTGGGCTGGAGTTCTAA
- the rpsQ gene encoding 30S ribosomal protein S17, which translates to MAEAEKTVRTLTGRVVSDKMDKTITVLIERRVKHPIYGKYVKRSTKLHAHDETNQCHIGDKVTIRETRPMAKTKSWALVDVLERAVEV; encoded by the coding sequence ATGGCTGAAGCCGAAAAAACTGTCCGTACGCTGACTGGCCGTGTTGTCAGCGACAAGATGGACAAAACCATCACCGTACTGATCGAGCGTCGCGTAAAGCACCCGATCTACGGTAAATACGTTAAGCGTTCGACTAAGCTGCACGCGCACGACGAAACCAACCAGTGCCACATCGGCGACAAAGTCACTATTCGTGAAACTCGTCCTATGGCCAAGACCAAGTCTTGGGCGCTGGTTGATGTTCTCGAACGCGCTGTGGAAGTCTAA
- the rpsK gene encoding 30S ribosomal protein S11 has protein sequence MAKPAARPRKKVKKTVVDGIAHIHASFNNTIVTITDRQGNALSWATSGGSGFRGSRKSTPFAAQVAAERAGQAALEYGLKNLDVNVKGPGPGRESAVRALNGCGYKIASITDVTPIPHNGCRPPKKRRV, from the coding sequence ATGGCAAAACCTGCTGCTCGTCCTCGTAAAAAAGTTAAAAAGACAGTGGTTGATGGCATCGCCCACATCCATGCATCTTTTAACAACACAATCGTGACCATTACCGACCGTCAAGGTAACGCTCTTTCCTGGGCTACCTCCGGTGGTTCGGGTTTCCGCGGTTCCCGCAAGTCCACCCCGTTTGCTGCTCAAGTAGCTGCTGAACGTGCTGGTCAAGCTGCGCTGGAATACGGCCTGAAAAACCTCGACGTTAACGTCAAGGGTCCAGGTCCAGGTCGTGAATCCGCAGTCCGCGCTTTGAACGGCTGTGGCTACAAGATCGCCAGCATCACCGACGTGACGCCAATCCCGCACAACGGGTGCCGTCCGCCGAAGAAGCGCCGCGTGTAA
- the rplN gene encoding 50S ribosomal protein L14 — protein MIQTQSMLDVADNSGARRVMCIKVLGGSHRRYAGIGDIIKVTVKEAIPRGKVKKGQVMTAVVVRTRHGVRRADGSIIRFDGNAAVLLNNKQEPIGTRIFGPVTRELRTEKFMKIVSLAPEVL, from the coding sequence ATGATTCAGACTCAATCCATGCTCGATGTGGCCGATAACAGCGGCGCTCGCCGTGTTATGTGCATCAAGGTGCTGGGTGGCTCCCATCGTCGTTACGCTGGTATCGGTGACATCATCAAAGTTACCGTGAAGGAAGCAATTCCTCGCGGTAAAGTGAAAAAAGGCCAAGTGATGACTGCTGTTGTAGTCCGCACTCGTCACGGCGTACGTCGTGCTGATGGCTCCATTATCCGCTTTGATGGCAACGCTGCTGTTCTTCTGAACAACAAGCAAGAGCCGATCGGCACCCGTATCTTTGGGCCAGTGACCCGTGAACTTCGTACTGAGAAGTTCATGAAGATCGTCTCGCTCGCCCCAGAAGTGCTTTAA
- the rplP gene encoding 50S ribosomal protein L16, producing MLQPKRTKFRKQMTGHNRGLAQRGSKVSFGEFALKSVARGRLTARQIESARRALTRHVKRGGKIWIRVFPDKPISKKPLEVRMGKGKGSVEYWVAQIQPGKVLYEIEGVSEELAREAFALAAAKLPLATAFVKRTVM from the coding sequence ATGTTGCAACCTAAGCGTACGAAGTTCCGCAAGCAGATGACAGGCCACAACCGTGGTCTGGCTCAGCGCGGTAGCAAAGTCAGCTTCGGCGAGTTCGCGCTGAAGTCTGTAGCTCGTGGTCGTCTCACCGCTCGTCAGATCGAGTCAGCGCGTCGTGCTCTGACCCGTCACGTTAAACGTGGCGGCAAGATCTGGATCCGTGTATTCCCGGACAAGCCTATTTCCAAAAAGCCCCTCGAAGTTCGTATGGGTAAAGGTAAGGGTAGTGTGGAGTACTGGGTTGCCCAGATTCAGCCAGGCAAAGTCCTGTATGAAATCGAGGGTGTTTCTGAAGAGCTGGCGCGTGAGGCTTTTGCCCTGGCTGCTGCAAAGCTGCCGCTCGCCACCGCCTTTGTTAAACGGACGGTGATGTGA
- the rplF gene encoding 50S ribosomal protein L6: protein MSRVAKNPVKLPAGVEVKFAGQQLSVKGAKGTLELNIHSSVEIVEEAGELRFAARNGDQQTRAMAGTTRALVNNMVQGVSQGFERKLQLVGVGYKAQAKGTVLNLALGFSHPVDYELPEGITAETPSQTDILIKGIDKQLVGQVAAEIRDFRPPEPYKGKGVRYADEVVRRKEAKKK, encoded by the coding sequence ATGTCTCGCGTCGCTAAGAACCCCGTTAAGCTGCCAGCCGGTGTCGAAGTAAAATTCGCAGGCCAACAGCTTTCGGTGAAGGGTGCCAAGGGTACTCTTGAACTGAACATCCATTCGTCCGTTGAGATCGTTGAAGAAGCTGGTGAGCTGCGTTTCGCTGCTCGCAATGGCGATCAACAAACTCGCGCAATGGCCGGTACCACGCGTGCGTTGGTAAACAACATGGTCCAGGGCGTAAGCCAAGGCTTCGAGCGCAAGCTCCAGCTGGTCGGTGTTGGTTACAAAGCGCAAGCAAAAGGCACGGTTCTGAACCTGGCCCTTGGCTTCTCGCACCCAGTGGATTACGAACTGCCGGAAGGCATCACCGCTGAGACTCCTAGCCAGACCGATATCCTGATCAAGGGCATCGACAAGCAGCTGGTAGGTCAAGTGGCCGCTGAGATCCGCGACTTCCGTCCACCAGAGCCGTACAAAGGCAAAGGTGTGCGCTACGCGGACGAAGTCGTCCGTCGTAAAGAAGCCAAGAAGAAGTAG
- the rplE gene encoding 50S ribosomal protein L5 yields MARLKEIYWKEIAPKLKEELKLSNVMEVPRVTKITLNMGLGEAVGDKKVIEHAVADLEKITGQKVVVTYARKSIAGFKVREGWPIGVKVTLRRERMYEFLDRLLSISLPRVRDFRGLNAKSFDGRGNYSMGVKEQIIFPEIDYDKIDALRGLDITLTTTAKNDDEGRALLRAFKFPFRN; encoded by the coding sequence ATGGCACGACTAAAAGAGATTTACTGGAAGGAAATCGCACCGAAGCTTAAGGAAGAACTTAAGCTTTCGAACGTGATGGAAGTTCCACGCGTTACAAAAATCACCCTGAACATGGGTCTGGGCGAAGCTGTTGGTGACAAAAAAGTCATCGAGCATGCTGTTGCTGACCTGGAAAAGATCACCGGCCAAAAAGTCGTTGTGACCTACGCTCGTAAATCCATCGCTGGCTTTAAAGTCCGTGAAGGATGGCCGATCGGCGTCAAGGTGACTCTGCGCCGTGAGCGTATGTATGAGTTCCTGGATCGTCTGCTGTCGATCTCCCTGCCTCGGGTTCGCGACTTCCGCGGCCTGAATGCCAAGTCCTTCGATGGTCGTGGCAACTACAGCATGGGCGTGAAAGAGCAGATCATTTTCCCGGAAATCGACTACGACAAGATCGATGCTCTCCGCGGTCTGGACATTACCCTGACCACCACTGCCAAGAACGATGATGAAGGCCGCGCTCTGCTGCGTGCTTTCAAATTCCCGTTCCGCAACTGA
- the rpsD gene encoding 30S ribosomal protein S4: MARYIGPKCKLARREGTDLFLKSGVRAIESKCNIEAAPGIHGQRRGRQSDYGTQLREKQKVRRIYGVLERQFSGYYKEAAGKKGATGENLLQLLECRLDNVVYRMGFGSTRAESRQLVSHKSISVNGQTVNVPSYQVRAGDVVAVREKAKNQLRIVQALDLCAQRGRVEWVEVDTEKKSGVFKNVPARSDLSADINESLIVELYSK; encoded by the coding sequence ATGGCTCGTTACATTGGTCCAAAATGCAAACTCGCTCGTCGCGAAGGCACCGATCTCTTCCTGAAGAGCGGCGTGCGCGCGATCGAATCGAAGTGCAACATTGAAGCAGCACCTGGTATCCACGGCCAACGCCGCGGTCGCCAGTCCGATTACGGCACCCAACTGCGTGAAAAGCAGAAGGTCCGTCGTATCTACGGCGTTCTCGAGCGTCAGTTCAGCGGCTACTACAAAGAAGCTGCTGGCAAGAAAGGTGCAACCGGTGAAAACCTGCTGCAACTGCTCGAATGCCGTCTGGACAACGTTGTATACCGTATGGGCTTTGGTTCGACTCGTGCCGAATCCCGTCAGCTGGTATCGCACAAGTCGATCAGCGTTAACGGTCAGACCGTAAACGTTCCGTCGTATCAGGTTCGTGCTGGTGACGTGGTTGCAGTTCGCGAGAAAGCAAAAAACCAACTTCGCATTGTCCAAGCTCTCGATCTGTGTGCCCAACGTGGCCGCGTAGAATGGGTAGAAGTAGACACTGAGAAGAAGTCGGGCGTTTTCAAGAACGTTCCTGCTCGCAGTGATCTGTCCGCCGACATCAACGAAAGCCTGATTGTCGAGCTCTACTCCAAGTAA
- the rplB gene encoding 50S ribosomal protein L2 — MAIVKCKPTSPGRRFVVKVVNQELHKGAPHAPLLEKKSKTGGRNNNGRITTRHIGGGHKQHYRMVDFRRNDKDGIVATVERIEYDPNRTAHIALLCYADGERRYIIAPKGVSAGDQLIAGALAPIKPGNALQLRNIPVGSTVHGIELKPGKGAQIARSAGASAQLIAREGVYVTLRLRSGEMRKVLAECRATLGEVSNSEHSLRSLGKAGAKRWRGVRPTVRGVAMNPVDHPHGGGEGRTSGGRHPVSPWGFPTKGAKTRGNKRTDKMIVRRRK, encoded by the coding sequence ATGGCAATCGTTAAATGCAAACCGACTTCCCCTGGCCGCCGTTTTGTGGTCAAGGTGGTCAACCAGGAGCTGCATAAAGGCGCTCCTCACGCACCGCTGCTCGAGAAAAAATCGAAGACTGGTGGTCGTAACAACAATGGCCGTATTACCACTCGTCACATCGGTGGTGGTCATAAGCAGCATTATCGTATGGTCGATTTCCGTCGCAACGACAAAGATGGCATCGTCGCCACTGTCGAGCGTATTGAATACGATCCAAACCGTACTGCTCACATCGCACTGCTCTGCTACGCAGACGGCGAGCGCCGCTACATCATCGCCCCTAAAGGCGTGAGTGCTGGCGACCAGCTGATCGCAGGCGCTCTGGCTCCAATCAAGCCAGGCAACGCTCTGCAACTGCGCAACATTCCAGTCGGTTCTACCGTACACGGCATCGAACTGAAGCCAGGTAAAGGTGCACAGATCGCTCGTTCCGCTGGTGCTTCGGCTCAGCTGATCGCTCGTGAAGGTGTCTACGTGACCCTGCGTCTGCGTTCCGGTGAAATGCGTAAAGTCCTGGCTGAATGCCGTGCGACCCTGGGCGAAGTCTCGAACTCCGAGCACAGCCTGCGTTCGCTGGGTAAAGCTGGTGCCAAGCGCTGGCGTGGCGTTCGCCCAACCGTTCGTGGTGTTGCCATGAACCCGGTTGACCACCCGCATGGTGGTGGTGAAGGTCGTACCTCTGGTGGTCGTCATCCGGTATCGCCATGGGGCTTCCCGACTAAGGGCGCGAAGACTCGTGGTAATAAGCGTACCGACAAAATGATCGTCCGTCGTCGCAAGTAA
- the rplX gene encoding 50S ribosomal protein L24 → MQKIRRDDEIIVIAGKDKGKRGKVLKVLANNRLVISGLNLVKRHTKPNPMSGVQGGIVEKEAPLDASNVAIFNGETNKADRVGFKVEDGKKIRVFKSTQKAVDA, encoded by the coding sequence ATGCAAAAGATTCGTCGTGACGACGAGATCATCGTGATCGCCGGCAAAGACAAAGGTAAGCGCGGTAAGGTGCTCAAGGTTCTTGCTAATAACCGTCTGGTTATCAGCGGTCTGAACCTGGTCAAGCGTCATACCAAGCCTAACCCGATGTCGGGCGTGCAAGGCGGTATCGTCGAAAAAGAAGCTCCACTGGACGCTTCTAACGTCGCCATTTTCAACGGCGAAACCAACAAGGCTGACCGCGTTGGTTTCAAAGTAGAAGACGGCAAGAAAATTCGTGTCTTCAAGTCGACCCAAAAAGCGGTTGATGCTTGA
- the rpmJ gene encoding 50S ribosomal protein L36, with amino-acid sequence MKVRASVKKLCRNCKIIRREGVVRVICSAEPRHKQRQG; translated from the coding sequence ATGAAAGTTCGTGCATCGGTGAAAAAGCTGTGCCGTAACTGCAAGATTATTCGCCGCGAAGGTGTTGTTCGAGTAATTTGCAGCGCGGAACCGCGTCACAAACAGCGCCAAGGCTGA
- the rpmD gene encoding 50S ribosomal protein L30, translated as MATVKVTLIKSMTGRIPNHKLCVKGLGLRRIGHTVEVQDTPENRGMINKAYYMLRVEG; from the coding sequence ATGGCTACCGTTAAAGTAACGCTGATCAAAAGCATGACCGGCCGCATCCCTAACCACAAATTGTGCGTTAAGGGTCTGGGTCTGCGTCGCATCGGTCACACTGTAGAAGTCCAGGATACTCCCGAGAATCGCGGGATGATCAACAAGGCTTACTACATGCTGCGTGTCGAGGGTTAA
- the rplV gene encoding 50S ribosomal protein L22 translates to MEVAAKLSGARISAQKARLVADQIRGKKVGEALNLLAFSSKKAAEIMKKVLESAVANAEHNEGADVDDLKVSTVFVNEGRSLKRIMPRAKGRADRIVKRSCHITVKVADK, encoded by the coding sequence ATGGAAGTAGCCGCTAAGTTGTCGGGCGCTCGAATCTCCGCCCAGAAAGCCCGCTTGGTCGCCGACCAGATCCGCGGGAAGAAGGTGGGCGAAGCGCTCAACTTGTTGGCTTTCAGCAGTAAGAAAGCCGCCGAGATCATGAAGAAAGTGCTGGAGTCGGCCGTAGCCAACGCCGAGCATAACGAAGGCGCAGATGTTGATGACCTGAAGGTCAGCACCGTTTTCGTCAACGAAGGGCGTTCGCTGAAGCGCATCATGCCACGTGCCAAAGGCCGTGCTGATCGCATCGTCAAGCGGTCTTGCCATATCACTGTCAAGGTTGCTGACAAGTAA
- the rpsC gene encoding 30S ribosomal protein S3, with protein MGQKVHPIGIRLGIVKEHTSVWYADGRTYADYLFADLKVREYLQDKLKSASVSRIDIHRPAQTARITIHTARPGIVIGKKGEDVEKLRQDLTKQMGVPVHINIEEIRKPELDGMLVAQSVAQQLERRVMFRRAMKRAVQNAMRIGAKGIKIQVSGRLGGAEIARTEWYREGRVPLHTLRADIDYANYEAHTTYGVIGVKVWIFKGEVIGGRQEELKPQAPAPRKKAAK; from the coding sequence ATGGGTCAGAAAGTACATCCCATTGGCATTCGCCTGGGAATCGTCAAGGAGCACACCTCCGTCTGGTACGCAGACGGTCGGACTTATGCGGACTACTTGTTCGCAGATCTGAAAGTGCGTGAGTATCTCCAAGACAAACTAAAAAGCGCGTCCGTAAGCCGTATCGATATCCATCGTCCGGCCCAAACTGCACGTATCACCATCCACACCGCTCGTCCAGGTATCGTTATCGGGAAGAAAGGTGAAGATGTTGAGAAACTGCGTCAGGACCTGACCAAGCAAATGGGTGTGCCTGTGCACATCAATATCGAAGAGATCCGCAAGCCGGAGCTCGACGGTATGCTGGTTGCGCAGAGCGTAGCTCAGCAGCTGGAGCGTCGTGTAATGTTCCGTCGCGCTATGAAGCGCGCAGTTCAGAACGCCATGCGCATTGGTGCCAAGGGCATCAAAATCCAAGTGAGCGGTCGTCTCGGCGGTGCTGAAATCGCACGTACTGAATGGTATCGCGAAGGTCGTGTGCCATTGCACACCCTGCGTGCCGACATCGACTATGCCAACTACGAAGCTCACACCACTTACGGTGTGATCGGTGTAAAGGTTTGGATCTTCAAAGGCGAAGTAATTGGTGGTCGCCAAGAAGAGCTGAAACCACAAGCACCAGCGCCTCGTAAAAAAGCTGCTAAGTAA
- the rpsN gene encoding 30S ribosomal protein S14: MAKKSMKNRELKRQLTVAKYATKRAALKAIIVDLNASPEARWEATVALQKQPRDASASRMRNRCRLTGRPHGVYRKFGLGRNKLREAAMRGDVPGLVKASW; this comes from the coding sequence ATGGCCAAGAAGAGCATGAAAAACCGTGAGCTGAAGCGTCAGCTCACTGTTGCCAAGTACGCCACCAAGCGTGCAGCGCTGAAAGCTATCATCGTCGATCTGAACGCAAGTCCAGAAGCGCGTTGGGAAGCTACCGTAGCTCTGCAGAAGCAACCACGTGACGCGAGCGCTTCGCGCATGCGTAACCGTTGCCGCCTGACTGGTCGTCCGCACGGCGTTTACCGCAAGTTCGGCCTTGGCCGTAACAAGCTGCGTGAAGCTGCAATGCGTGGTGACGTACCAGGTCTGGTTAAAGCCAGCTGGTAA
- the rpmC gene encoding 50S ribosomal protein L29: MKANELREKSAQQLNEQLLGLLRDQFNLRMQKATGQLGQSHLLSQVKRDIARVKTVLNQQAGK, translated from the coding sequence ATGAAAGCGAATGAACTTCGTGAAAAATCCGCACAGCAGCTGAACGAGCAACTGCTCGGCTTGCTGCGCGACCAGTTCAATCTGCGTATGCAGAAAGCAACTGGCCAGTTGGGGCAGTCTCATCTGCTCTCGCAAGTTAAACGTGACATCGCTCGCGTGAAGACTGTGCTCAACCAGCAGGCAGGTAAGTGA
- the rpsS gene encoding 30S ribosomal protein S19 produces the protein MPRSLKKGPFIDLHLLKKIEVAAEKNDRKPIKTWSRRSMILPQMVGLTIAVHNGRQHVPVLVNEDMVGHKLGEFAGTRNYRGHVADKKAKR, from the coding sequence GTGCCACGTTCTCTGAAAAAAGGTCCTTTTATTGATCTTCACCTACTGAAGAAGATCGAAGTGGCGGCGGAAAAGAACGATCGCAAACCAATTAAGACTTGGTCGCGTCGTTCGATGATCCTGCCACAAATGGTCGGTCTGACCATCGCAGTACACAACGGTCGTCAGCACGTCCCAGTTCTCGTTAACGAAGACATGGTCGGCCACAAACTGGGCGAGTTCGCCGGTACCCGCAACTATCGCGGGCACGTGGCTGACAAGAAAGCCAAGCGTTAA
- the rpsE gene encoding 30S ribosomal protein S5 — protein MSNNDQKRDEGYIEKLVQVNRVAKTVKGGRIFTFTALTVVGDGKGRVGFGRGKSREVPAAIQKAMEAARRNMIQVDLNGTTLQYAMKSAHGASKVYMQPASEGTGIIAGGAMRAVLEVAGVQNVLAKCYGSTNPVNVVHATFKGLKAMQSPESIAAKRGKSVKEIF, from the coding sequence ATGTCAAATAACGACCAAAAGCGCGACGAAGGCTACATTGAGAAGCTGGTTCAAGTTAACCGCGTAGCCAAAACCGTTAAAGGCGGCCGTATCTTCACTTTCACCGCGTTGACCGTGGTTGGTGATGGTAAAGGGCGTGTTGGCTTCGGCCGTGGCAAGTCGCGTGAAGTGCCTGCTGCGATCCAGAAGGCAATGGAAGCTGCTCGCCGCAACATGATCCAAGTTGATCTGAACGGCACCACTCTGCAGTACGCAATGAAGTCCGCTCACGGCGCTTCGAAGGTGTACATGCAGCCTGCTTCTGAGGGTACCGGTATCATCGCTGGCGGCGCTATGCGTGCTGTCCTCGAAGTTGCTGGCGTTCAGAACGTTCTGGCCAAGTGCTACGGCTCGACTAACCCGGTAAACGTGGTTCACGCCACTTTCAAAGGTTTGAAAGCTATGCAGTCTCCTGAATCCATTGCCGCCAAGCGTGGCAAAAGCGTCAAGGAGATCTTCTGA
- the rplO gene encoding 50S ribosomal protein L15: protein MKLNDLSPAPGSRREKHRPGRGIGSGLGKTGGRGHKGQTSRSGGTIAPGFEGGQQPLHRRLPKFGFVSLKAMDRAEVRLSELAKVEGDIVTVQSLKDANVINVNVQRVKIMLSGEVTRAVTIGKGIGATKGARAAIEAAGGKFEE, encoded by the coding sequence ATGAAACTCAATGATCTGAGTCCAGCGCCGGGTTCCCGTCGCGAAAAGCATCGTCCGGGCCGTGGTATCGGTAGCGGTTTGGGTAAGACTGGTGGCCGTGGTCACAAAGGTCAGACCTCCCGCTCCGGTGGCACCATTGCTCCAGGCTTTGAAGGCGGTCAACAGCCGCTGCATCGTCGCCTGCCGAAGTTCGGTTTCGTTTCCCTGAAGGCCATGGATCGCGCAGAAGTGCGTCTGTCCGAGCTGGCTAAAGTGGAAGGCGACATCGTCACTGTGCAGTCCCTGAAAGATGCCAACGTGATCAACGTCAACGTACAGCGTGTGAAAATCATGCTGTCCGGTGAAGTGACTCGCGCTGTCACTATCGGCAAGGGAATCGGCGCCACCAAAGGTGCGCGTGCGGCTATCGAAGCAGCTGGCGGCAAGTTCGAGGAATAA
- the rpsM gene encoding 30S ribosomal protein S13: protein MARIAGVNIPDNKHTVISLTYIYGVGRTTAQKICAVTGVNPAAKIKDLSDEQIEQLRGEVAKFTTEGDLRREINMKIKRLMDLGCYRGLRHRRGLPVRGQRTKTNARTRKGPRKPIRK from the coding sequence ATGGCCCGTATTGCAGGCGTTAACATTCCAGATAACAAGCATACTGTTATCTCGCTGACCTACATCTATGGTGTTGGTCGCACTACTGCACAGAAGATCTGTGCAGTGACTGGGGTAAACCCAGCAGCAAAGATCAAAGATCTGAGCGACGAGCAAATTGAACAGCTGCGTGGCGAAGTGGCGAAGTTCACCACTGAAGGTGATCTGCGTCGCGAAATCAACATGAAAATCAAGCGCTTGATGGACCTCGGTTGCTATCGCGGTCTGCGTCATCGTCGCGGTCTTCCAGTACGCGGTCAGCGTACCAAGACCAACGCGCGTACCCGTAAAGGTCCGCGTAAGCCGATCCGCAAGTAA
- the rpsH gene encoding 30S ribosomal protein S8: MSMQDPLADMLTRIRNAQMAEKSVVSMPSSTLKVAVAKVLKDEGYIADFQITTDAKPSLSIELKYFEGRPVIEEVKRVSRPGLRQYKSVEDLPKVRGGLGVSIVSTNKGVMTDRAARAAGVGGEVLCTVF, translated from the coding sequence ATGAGTATGCAGGACCCGTTAGCGGACATGCTAACTCGAATCCGTAATGCCCAGATGGCTGAAAAGTCTGTCGTAAGCATGCCGTCTTCCACGTTGAAGGTGGCTGTAGCAAAAGTCCTGAAGGACGAAGGTTACATCGCGGATTTTCAGATCACCACCGACGCTAAGCCGTCGTTGTCCATCGAGCTGAAGTACTTCGAAGGCCGTCCGGTTATCGAAGAAGTGAAGCGCGTTAGTCGTCCAGGCCTGCGTCAGTACAAGTCCGTTGAAGATCTGCCGAAAGTTCGTGGCGGTCTTGGCGTGTCTATCGTCTCCACCAACAAAGGTGTGATGACGGATCGTGCTGCGCGCGCTGCCGGTGTCGGCGGCGAAGTTCTTTGCACTGTGTTCTAA
- the secY gene encoding preprotein translocase subunit SecY: MAKQGALSALGKGGMSELWARLRFLFLAIIVYRIGAHIPVPGINPDRLADLFRQNEGTILSLFNMFSGGALERMSIFALGIMPYISASIIMQLMTAVSPQLEQLKKEGEAGRRKISQYTRYGTVVLALVQAIGMSIGLAGQGVAFTGDFGFHFVAVSTFVAGAMFMMWLGEQITERGVGNGISMLIFSGIVAGLPRAIGQSFESARQGDINIFALVAIGLLAVAIIGFVVFIERGQRRIAVHYAKRQQGRKVFAAQTSHLPLKVNMAGVIPAIFASSILLFPASLGAWFGQSEGMGWLQDISQSIAPGQPLNILLFSAGIIFFCFFYTALMFNPKDVAENLKKSGAFIPGIRPGEQSARYIDGVLTRLTMFGALYMTAVCLLPQFLVVAANVPFYLGGTSLLIVVVVVMDFMSQVQSHLVSHQYESLMKKANLKGYGSGMLR; the protein is encoded by the coding sequence ATGGCTAAGCAAGGTGCTCTCTCTGCGCTCGGCAAAGGCGGTATGTCTGAACTCTGGGCTCGTCTGCGTTTTCTGTTCCTGGCGATTATCGTCTACCGAATAGGCGCACACATCCCGGTTCCAGGTATCAACCCGGACCGACTCGCAGACCTGTTTCGACAGAATGAGGGGACCATTCTTAGCTTGTTCAACATGTTCTCCGGCGGCGCGCTGGAACGGATGAGCATCTTTGCACTGGGGATCATGCCGTACATTTCGGCATCGATCATCATGCAACTGATGACCGCCGTCAGCCCGCAGCTGGAGCAGTTGAAGAAGGAAGGTGAAGCTGGCCGTCGCAAGATCAGCCAGTACACCCGCTACGGCACCGTCGTCCTCGCTCTCGTTCAGGCTATTGGCATGTCCATTGGTCTGGCGGGGCAGGGCGTTGCGTTCACTGGTGACTTTGGCTTCCATTTCGTCGCAGTATCCACGTTTGTGGCTGGTGCGATGTTCATGATGTGGCTGGGTGAGCAGATTACTGAGCGTGGTGTAGGCAACGGTATCTCGATGTTGATTTTTTCGGGTATCGTCGCCGGTCTTCCGAGAGCAATCGGGCAGTCTTTCGAGTCTGCGCGTCAGGGTGATATCAACATCTTCGCCTTGGTTGCCATCGGTTTGCTGGCAGTAGCGATTATCGGTTTCGTGGTGTTCATTGAGCGTGGTCAGCGTCGTATCGCTGTTCACTACGCCAAGCGTCAGCAGGGCCGCAAGGTTTTTGCTGCGCAGACAAGCCACTTGCCGCTTAAGGTGAACATGGCCGGTGTTATTCCGGCTATTTTCGCGAGCAGCATTTTGCTGTTCCCGGCTTCGTTGGGTGCCTGGTTCGGTCAGTCTGAAGGTATGGGCTGGTTGCAGGACATCTCGCAGTCGATCGCTCCTGGTCAGCCGTTGAATATTCTGCTGTTTAGTGCAGGGATTATTTTCTTCTGCTTCTTCTATACGGCGTTGATGTTCAATCCGAAAGACGTAGCGGAAAACCTGAAGAAGTCCGGTGCCTTTATTCCGGGCATCCGTCCAGGTGAGCAGTCTGCACGCTATATTGATGGCGTTCTGACCCGCTTGACCATGTTCGGTGCTCTTTACATGACGGCCGTGTGCCTGTTGCCCCAGTTCCTGGTGGTTGCAGCAAACGTTCCGTTCTACCTTGGCGGGACCTCGTTGCTGATCGTGGTCGTGGTTGTGATGGACTTCATGTCCCAAGTACAATCGCACCTCGTTTCGCACCAGTACGAATCCCTGATGAAGAAAGCCAACCTGAAGGGTTACGGCAGCGGCATGTTGCGCTGA